Part of the Falco biarmicus isolate bFalBia1 chromosome 4, bFalBia1.pri, whole genome shotgun sequence genome, CTGAGCTTGCCCTCAGGATCAGCAGAATTGTTATACACCAAAGCTGCGGTGGCAAAAGCTTTTTCGAGGTCTGAACCTTTTCCTAGAGCTGAGAGGGGAAAAGTTACCAGCCTATCGGAAAAAGTGGCATTTGAGATATAATTGAAAAGAATTGTCAGAACCATCCTGAGTGGGTGGAAATCTGTGTAGTTTCATTAAAGTTAATGAGACAGAAACTGTTTATGCCCACAGAGGACCTGGCCCAGATTTTATTTGGAGTGGGCCAGCAACATGCCTCACGTCCCATGGAAACACATGTAAAGGAAGCATTCAGTCAGAGCTGGGGCACTAACACCGAGTGATGTGCAACACCCATCTgctctctccccccaccctgagCATCCAGCAAGGACCTGCCACACCATGGGGACAGGCCACGCTGGCCATCTCCTGGGTGCATTTGGACTCCCAGGATCCCGTATCAGGGAAAATATGGCCCATTTGGGAAACCTGGCTGAACAGAAATCCCCATGCTGAAGTGCAGCGCTGATGCTCAGACGCACAGTATACTTGGGATTTGGGCTGGAttccttccccctgctcctgggctgcatcctaAAGACTGCACGCTCACAGCCTTCCATTAGCATCAGGTACCACAGGTGGCTCGGGCTGTGATTTTTAATGATGAGGTAAGCAGAAGAGGAGATGCGCATCAACGCAGGAGCACGTCGCACAGGGCTCCACGAGACCCTCCCATCTAGCACCAGCTGAGGGTCTGCACGGCCTCACAGCTCCGCTAAATCACCAGGATTTACTGCACTGAACCCCCAAGGGACAGTGAATGGGTCCCTTACCTTTTATCGATGCCAGCTGCTTGGCTGTAGGTATGCTGGTAGTGAGAGAGACGAGAGGCACGGTTATCACCTGCTGATTTGTGTGTGCGTATATAGTTTCTCCATGAGCGAGCTTgctcatttctgtttcatttaatCCCCCAGGAATTCAGGGCTTCCCAGGGGAGACTGACTTTCCTTCAcagtggaaaggaaaatggcCTTTACAAGCAGCACGCAGCTCCTAATTCTTCACTTGAGTAGCCTGGCATTGTTATTAAAGAtgattattaaataattttaagaggGGGGCATTGCAACAGCATTCAAGTAATTTCTTCAGAACCTGAAAGAGCCCCAGGCAGTGTCTCAGGTTTAAGCCCATCCCCAGAGGGGTCCATCATCCCCCACTCACCAATGCTCCCAGTCTGGAGCAGACACATGGCTTTTATTTCCAGCAGCACTCACATCTACGAGAAGAACCTCCCTGCTCTCTGTTAAAACTTAAAGCCTTCTTACTTTTGCTGAAGTGCTGGAAACTGCTACAGAGCAGCcaacaggcaaaacaagagCTGGTTTGTGACAGAGACACAATTACATCCAGATAACAAATTTCCAGACAAACTGGAGATCACCAGAGATGCAAAGAACAAAGCTATGGCTTACCGCTTGGGCATGCCTGCTGCGGCCAAAGGGCTTGTTTTGGtggaagcaggagctggctggttGACTGAGTACTGCTTGGTGCTGGGAAcactggctctgcagccacacATCTCGAGGCCCGGGTGTTTGTGATCTCCAAGCAACTCGCATAATAGCAAACAGGTGAATTCAAGCTCTGCCCTGTGAAAGCAGCCTGCTCACAGCCATGCCCTATCAATAATGCAAATGCTGCCTGGTGATCGTGGAGCCAGCTAAATACATCTGTCtaaagcagcactgccaggctggcAAATAGAGTGGCTTTTATGTGAGAATTTgacagaaacaaaccaaactaaTGGAGCCTGAATCTTCCTAGATCTGTAGGGATGTAACTTTGCATCAGGA contains:
- the SNTN gene encoding sentan — encoded protein: MCGCRASVPSTKQYSVNQPAPASTKTSPLAAAGMPKRIPTAKQLASIKALGKGSDLEKAFATAALVYNNSADPEGKLSKAETKCLLQTQFGRFIQGQENKPKYQEIISALDEESENKIDFEDFMILLVSLTLMSDLLQEIKNVKTTK